The following coding sequences lie in one Mus musculus strain C57BL/6J chromosome 11, GRCm38.p6 C57BL/6J genomic window:
- the Gm11565 gene encoding keratin associated protein 31-like, translating to MTHTCQPCCCKITSCKTTSSSESNSESSCPVFICCAPSWCSIPCCCKSTCCHSTKTVNSSPQLCCPPTCCDTSSCDSNCCKPTCVTICCVPSCCQPRLFQLCCQPTCCETSCCKTTSFKPTCVIIGCSTPCCQPCCVCPPAADDQLPKKACKAMLL from the coding sequence ATGACCCACACCTGTCAGCCATGCTGCTGCAAGATCACCTCCTGCAAGACCACCAGCAGCTCTGAATCCAACTCTGAATCCAGCTGCCCTGTGTTCATCTGCTGCGCCCCTAGTTGGTGCAGCATACCCTGTTGTTGCAAGTCTACCTGCTGCCACAGCACCAAGACTGTCAACAGCAGCCCCCAGCTGTGCTGTCCACCAACCTGCTGTGACACTTCCTCCTGTGACAGCAACTGCTGCAAGCCAACCTGTGTGACCATCTGCTGTGTGCCCAGCTGCTGCCAGCCTAGACTCTTCCAGCTCTGCTGCCAACCAACTTGCTGTGAAACCAGCTGCTGCAAGACCACCTCTTTTAAACCCACCTGTGTGATCATTGGCTGCAGCACACCCTGCTGCCAGCCCTGCTGTGTGTGCCCACCTGCCGCTGATGACCAGCTCCCAAAAAAGGCCTGCAAAGCCATGCTCCTGTGA
- the Krtap31-2 gene encoding keratin associated protein 31-2: MTHTCQPCCCKTTSCRTSSSSESSSESSCPVFICCAPSWCSTPCCCKSICCHSTKTVNSCSQLCCPPTCCDPASCDSNCCKPTCVTICCSTPCCQPSCCVPTCCQPSLFQLCCQPTCCETSCCKTISFKPSCVIIGCSTPCCQPCCVCPSPTDDQLPKEQSHAPARAGMPCVHEATS, encoded by the coding sequence ATGACCCACACCTGTCAGCCATGCTGCTGCAAGACCACCTCCTGCAGGACCTCCAGCAGCTCTGAATCCAGCTCTGAATCCAGCTGCCCTGTGTTCATCTGCTGCGCCCCAAGTTGGTGCAGCACACCCTGTTGTTGCAAGTCTATCTGCTGCCACAGCACCAAGACTGTCAACAGCTGTTCCCAGCTGTGCTGTCCACCAACCTGCTGTGACCCTGCCTCCTGTGACAGCAACTGCTGCAAGCCAACCTGTGTGACCATCTGCTGCAGCACACCTtgctgccagcccagctgctgcGTGCCCACCTGCTGCCAGCCTAGCCTCTTCCAGCTCTGCTGCCAACCAACTTGCTGTGAAACCAGCTGCTGCAAGACCATCTCCTTTAAACCCTCCTGTGTGATCATTGGCTGCAGCACACCCTGCTGCCAGCCCTGCTGTGTGTGCCcatctcccactgatgaccagcTCCCAAAGGAACAAAGCCATGCTCCTGCGAGAGCTGGCATGCCCTGTGTGCACGAAGCCACCTCTTAA